A region of Alosa alosa isolate M-15738 ecotype Scorff River chromosome 17, AALO_Geno_1.1, whole genome shotgun sequence DNA encodes the following proteins:
- the timm22 gene encoding mitochondrial import inner membrane translocase subunit Tim22: protein MATSTDSSDGSKSSIPTLSSDNSSDPTSHFQYSLILEHLIGDRKPIKDLNPGVMGGLPSPQKTDQEKMIERGMESCTFKAVLACVGGFVLGGAFGVFTAGIDTNVGFDPKDPLKTPTAREVLKDMGQRGMSYAKNFAIVGAMFSCTECIIESHRGKSDWKNAVYSGCVTGGAIGLRAGLKAGVLGCGGFAAFSAAIEYYLR from the coding sequence ATGGCGACCTCCACAGACAGCAGTGATGGCTCAAAGTCGTCCATACCTACCTTGTCCTCGGACAATTCAAGTGATCCAACTTCTCATTTTCAGTATAGTCTCATATTGGAACATCTTATTGGAGACAGAAAGCCGATCAAAGACTTGAATCCGGGCGTTATGGGCGGACTGCCGAGTCCACAGAAAACGGACCAGGAGAAGATGATCGAACGAGGAATGGAGAGCTGTACGTTCAAAGCAGTGCTCGCATGTGTTGGAGGTTTTGTGTTAGGTGGTGCTTTTGGTGTTTTCACAGCTGGCATTGACACCAACGTTGGATTTGACCCTAAAGACCCCCTGAAGACCCCGACAGCGCGCGAGGTCTTGAAAGATATGGGCCAGAGGGGTATGTCTTACGCCAAGAACTTCGCTATTGTGGGAGCAATGTTTTCTTGCACAGAGTGCATCATCGAATCACACAGAGGCAAATCAGACTGGAAAAATGCCGTGTACAGTGGATGTGTCACAGGAGGAGCGATTGGATTGCGGGCTGGTTTGAAGGCaggtgtgttggggtgtggAGGATTTGCTGCGTTCTCGGCAGCCATTGAATACTACCTGCGGTAG
- the cdc123 gene encoding cell division cycle protein 123 homolog, producing MKKEQVVNCQFSVWYPIFKKFTIKSLILPLPQNVIDYLLDDGTLVVPESASNTPQTHNNTSDSEGDDVQWSDDETTETVKAPEFPDFNAKVLEAINSLGGCVFPKLNWSAPRDANWIALNSSLQCQSLSDIFLLFKSSDFVTHDLTQPFIHCSDQDSPDPTISYELVLRKWSELIPGGEFRCFVKESKLIGISQRDYTQYYHHVSKQEDSICQSIQDFFRDHIQYKFLDDDFVLDVYRDSCGQVWLIDINPFGPVTDSLLFTWEELSSGSRLTASQPQDDMPQEERPAFRYTTSEVTVQPSPCLSYRMPRDFVDLSTGEDAYKLIDFLKLTKRQQEAEESEGEA from the exons ATGAAGAAGGAGCAAGTTGTCAACTGTCAGTTTTCGGTCTGGTATCCGATATTTAAGAAATTTACAATAAAGAG TTTGATTCTTCCTCTGCCTCAGAATGTAATTGATTATTTGCTAGATGATGGAACACTTGTAGTACCAGAAAG TGCCAGCAACACTCCGCAAACTCATAACAACACTAGTGACTCTGAAGGAGATGATGTTCAG TGGTCAGACGACGAAACAACAGAGACTGTTAAA GCCCCAGAGTTCCCAGATTTCAATGCTAAAGTGCTTGAAGCAATAAATTCACTTGGTGGGTGCGTGTTCCCTAAACTCAACTGGAGTGCACCACGT GATGCTAACTGGATCGCTCTGAACAGTTCCCTGCAATGCCAGAGCCTCAGTGACATATTTCTTCTGTTCAAGAGCTCCGATTTTGTCACGCATGACCTCACACAACC ATTCATCCACTGTAGTGATCAAGATTCCCCAGATCCAACCATCAGCTATGAG CTGGTCTTGAGGAAATGGAGTGAATTGATCCCAGGGGGAGAGTTCCGGTGCTTCGTTAAGGAGAGCAAGTTGATCG GGATCTCTCAGAGGGATTACACACAGTACTACCATCACGTATCGAAACAGGAAGACAGCATCTGTCAGTCTATCCAGGACTTCTTCAGGGACCATATCCAGTACAAGTTTCTGGATGATGACT ttGTTTTGGACGTCTACCGGGATAGCTGT GGCCAGGTCTGGCTGATTGATATAAATCCATTCGGGCCGGTCACAGACTCCTTGCTATTCACCTGGGAGGAACTGAGCTCCGGGAGCCGTCTGACCGCTAGTCAGCCACAAGATGACATGCctcaagag GAGAGGCCTGCATTCCGTTATACTACCAGTGAAGTCACTGTTCAGCCCAGTCCTTGCCTGAGTTACAGAATGCCACGGGACTTTGTGGACCTGTCCACAGGAGAGGATGCCTACAAACTTATCGACTTTCTCAAACTG ACCAAAAGACAGCAGGAAGCAGAAGAATCTGAGGGAGAGGCCTAG